The following proteins are encoded in a genomic region of Oryza brachyantha chromosome 11, ObraRS2, whole genome shotgun sequence:
- the LOC102699349 gene encoding uncharacterized protein LOC102699349 has protein sequence METGKNKEVASNAKAVLAHIARDDPPVGKIEIEQTSCELVVDESKIEGTALHHATCSTGHCVAISKPIEEAKIIYRILCRCNHPNLLKPIGVWKNPKDSTSAYLVLEKVEASLISKGREFMFSIEDSFIFGFSNIGFKIFRAICDVVNYINGLYMNSDVGTSSVAGAIPLMSVKLSSSMIFYKLTVEGEVEVVVADFSLRHPQDLVKKTRKGRPKEVTIGDVQRFNWRGVGLYLKKLYGDEKNVNEELKDLAAFLETGPKPEEGQVTYDEILWHPGVWESIIKINFIREIFWLIDKDRDRLKTKKFIETEKGKALSKIKCTLGIAAGLKMFAGKELKENNLLDSLIHLRTYIAAHSDDSYNTYMGEKDKLECSKFNCERLLQKEKGDYMIKLRKEIRSLEWITESPVLRDKNDYMAMFYEMKRKEMGN, from the exons ATGGAAACGGGGAAAAACAAAGAAGTGGCTAGCAATGCAAAGGCAGTACT GGCGCATATCGCACGTGATGATCCGCCAGTTGGAAAG ATAGAGATTGAACAAACAAGTTGTGAGCTAGTTGTGGACGAGAGCAAGATTGAAGGCACAGCATTACATCATGCCACGTGTAGCACAGGACACTGTGTTGCAATCTCAAAACCAATTGAGGAAGCAAAGATAATATACCGCATTCTGTGCAGATGTAACCACCCCAACTTGCTGAAACCCATAGGTGTATGGAAGAATCCTAAGGACAGCACTAGTGCTTACCTGGTACTTGAGAAAGTTGAGGCATCCCTCATCTCTAAAGGGAGAGAATTCATGTTCTCAATCGAGGACTCCTTCATATTTGGTTTTTCAAACAttggtttcaaaatttttag ggcAATATGCGATGTggtaaattatataaatggaCTTTACATGAACAGTGATGTTGGGACTAGCAGTGTTGCTGGAGCTATTCCATTGATGTCTGTGAAACTTAGTTCCTCTATGATCTTTTATAAGCTTACAGTAGAAGGGGAGGTTGAAGTTGTGGTGGCTGATTTCTCTCTAAGACATCCACAAGATCTTGTAAAGAAAACAAGGAAAGGTCGCCCCAAAG aGGTAACAATTGGAGATGTCCAACGGTTTAACTGGAGAGGAGTAGGACTGTatctcaaaaaattatatggagatgaaaaaaatgtcaatGAGGAGTTGAAAGATTTAGCTGCCTTTTTGGAAACAGGGCCAAAACCAGAAGAAGGGCAAGTAAC ATATGATGAAATACTTTGGCATCCAGGAGTATGGGaatcaattataaaaattaatttcattagaGAAATTTTTTGGCTGATAGACAAAGATCGAGACAGGttgaaaacaaagaaatttataGAAACAGAGAAGGGGAAAGCACtgagtaaaataaaatgtacaCTTGGAATTGCAGCTGGTTTGAAAATGTTTGCAGGCAAGGAACTTAAGGAAAATAACTTGCTAGATTCTTTGATACATCTGAGAACATACATTGCAGCACACTCAGATGACAGTTATAACACCTACATGGGTGAAAAG gATAAACTTGAATGTAGCAAGTTCAACTGTGAGAGACtacttcaaaaagaaaaaggagattacatgataaaattaagaaaagaaattagaaGTTTAGAGTGGATAACTGAATCTCCAGTGCTAAGAG ACAAGAATGACTACATGGCAATGTTTTATGAGATGAAAAGGAAGGAAATGGGCAATTAG